A segment of the Symmachiella macrocystis genome:
GCGCTACGAAATCGCCGATCATACGGGCGAAGTCCTGCAAAGCCTGGACATGTCGGTCCTGACCAACGAAATTGGCCCGATGTACATGCTCTCGCGCTCGGCGTTGATCGATCTGTTGCGTAAGGCGTGCGGCGACTTGCCGATCCGTATGGGGACGACGGTTTCCAAAGTCGAGCAAACAGGCGAAACGGTTCACACCACCTTTAGTGACGGGACACAAGGCGAGTTTGACCTTGTCGTTTCCTGCGACGGCATTCACTCCGACATGCGCAAACAAGTCTTCGGCACGGGTGAGAAATTTGATTCCGAGTGGACCTGTTGGACTTGGTGGGGCAGCGGCGATTTGTTTCCGCCGGAACTGGTTCGCGAGTATTGGGGCCGGGGCTGGTTTTTTGGGGGGTACCCTGCCCCGGACCGCCGCATGTATTGCGCCGGACTGCCCACCAAAGTGGTAGGCGATAAACATGCTCCCGACGATGTCGTGAGGGACGCACTCACCATGCATCTAGCCGAACTGACCGGCAACGACAAAGCGGTCGCCCAAGCATTGGACGAGGCTCCGAAACTGTTTCCTTGGCCGATGTACGACGTCCGCATGGAACATTGGACCAAAGGCCGCGTTGTACTGTGCGGGGATTCCGGTATGGCCTTTTTGCCCACTGCCGGCGTCGGTGCCTCCAACGCCATGCGTTCCGCCGCGGCGCTGGCCGATGAACTCTCCCGCGCCGATGCCCAACTCGTGCCACTGGCATTAGAGCTGTATGAAAAGCGGTGCTACAAGATCGTCAAAGCCAATCAAAACGATTCCCGCACCGCCGGCCGCATGATGTTCGTCGATTCGAGCGCCTTGGGTTGGGGCCGCGATCAACTGCTCAAACACGTCTCTGCCAGTGCCTTCATTGGCAGCATCATTAAAAGCATGAAGGAACCGTTTTAGGTGCTGCGTCGCGATGAATAGACCTGGAACATGGGGCGGCAATTCTACTCAAGTGCCAACAGCTTTGCTCTCAGCACATCAATATCAATCTCTCTAAATTTTTTCTTATTTTCAATTACGAATTGCAGACTTTCGTCAATACCTCGTTCAAGAAACAACAACACTACTTGTTTATACTTCCACGAATCTGTCCTCTGAGCCCAAATATCATTTCGTTCAATCGAATCAAGAACCTTGCTGAGCGAGTCCAAGTGTTCCCAAAACGGAACTGCAACTGAGGATTTGTCAGCTAGCAACTGTGGCACCAATGTTTTGGCAGATTTCTCGTCGTCGACAGGCCACTCCTGACTGTTGCCGACGTCGGCTATGTACAATCCCAAGCTCCCTCCTAGCGTGGCGAATTCCAAATAGCGTGGTTCGTGGTACACTTCACAGCATGCTTTTAGAAACTTCTTGTGAACAACTTGAACGCAAGGATTGACGTATAATTGATGGGGATCGTCCCCGTATCTGGGATGGCGAATGGAAAATAGATAGCGGCTCTCACATCCATCCACCACTTTTTTATACTTGTGCTTGCTAGCCCTCTTGAAGCCGAGCTCTTTCATGGTGTCTTCCAACTCATTCAAGATTTCGTGGACCCAGGCTTCCTTCGTTTTTTTGTCAATCCTCATGACGTCTACCTTCTATCAGCAATTGGTATAGAAGTGGCCCCGTTTTGCATCCATAATCCTGTGTAAGCACATCCCATCAGCCCCCGTCACCGCATTCATTGGCAGCATTTTCAAGAGCATGAAAGTACCGTTTTAGGTCAGGCGCGTCATTCCTTTACACGCTTCCTGCAATGATTGCTTCAATGGCTGGAGCGTATTCAGTTCGGTTTCCCTCAACGAGGGCGGCGCGGGCGATCTGTAGTAAATCGATCTGCCGCTGCGATAGTGGAACGGGAGTGCCGTCGGGTGGTGTGGTGGGGATTAATCGCTTGACGACGACTCGAGCCAATTGATCGATGCCTTGCGGGGCAGTCACGGATGTCAGCAGTGCGTCGGTCGGCAAGGCATCGTTCCAGGCGTTGGGGAGATCACATTTGTTGGCCACCACAATCGCATCGGGCCAAGCGGCCAGGAGAGCGCGGGCTTCGTCGTTGGGCGGAGCAGCGCGGTCGAGAACGAGGATGCGACAATCGGCCGCGGCAAATTTCGTTTGCGCCAATTCAATACCGGCCGCTTCGATGTGTTCCGCTGCTGCGCGCATTCCAGCAGTATCGGCGAATTGAATCGGCCAACCTTCCAGTGCGGTTTCGGCGGTGACGACATCCCGCGTCGTACCGGGACGGTCATGTACTACCGCTCTGGAAAATCCGACCAATGCATTGATCAAGCTCGATTTGCCGACATTAGGTTGCCCGGCCAGGACCACACTCCAAGGCCGGGTCAGGTGTCGGCCGATGTCGGCCCAACACAGCAGCGCGTCTAATTGCGAAGTTGCCGCTGCACGCGTCGTTTCATTCCAGTCGGTGATTTGCAATTGCTCGTAGGCGGCTCGCAAGATGCCATTTTGTTGATCGAGGGCAATGGCCGCTGTGCGCAGTGTACTGGCGTTTGCGGTTGCTGTAGCGCATTCTTCGGCGAAACCGCTGGCTGCCTGCGATATTTTGTTTTCCCAATCGGCCGTCCTATATCCAGCCAGCCGCAGGTCGGCGAGAATCCTGCGGACGGCAGCGTCTCCGCCGTGGCAGTGGATTTCGAGTTGGTCGTCCGCGGTCCGGCAAAGGACAACTTGTTCGCTCGGCTGGCTGCCCCAGTCTCCGAAGAGGATGCGTTGCAGCGATTGACTGCTCACCGACAGACCATTGGCGGCGCGAAATAGCTGTGCCTGGTCCAATAGGTCGCCATCGCCGGTGAGTACGAGCGTCGCCACGGCGCCCCGCCCGCGGGGGGTGATGACTTCAGCAGTGGCAACAGCATTGGGCATTGAAAAAACTCAATTGCCCGTGGCGGCGATATCTTCGTCGTCCAACGTGGCAATGTAGGGGAGATTGCGATAGTGATCGTCGTAATCCAGCCCATAGCCAACGACGAATTCATCAGGGATCCGAAAACAATGGTAATCCGGCTGCACTTCGAAGGTGGTCCGCTCATGTTTCCACAAGAGCACAGCTGTACGGATGCTGCGCGGTTTGAGTGTCTGGACTTGCTCTAAGATTCGCGTGAGTGTCTGCCCGGTATCCAGAATATCATCCAGCAGCAGCACGTCGCGGTTGGCGATATCGGGAATGAAATCGGGATTGATCACAAAGTCCCCCGCAGTCGTTGCGGTGCCGCGATAACTAGAGGCCTGCAGCAAACCGACGCGGAGCGGCAATTCGATTTGGCGAATCAGATCGGCTAAGAGAATCACGCTGCCGGTCAAAATGCCCAAGACGGTCAGCGGACGACCCTGGTATTCGGCGTGAATCTCTGCGGCCAGTTTCGCGATGGCCGATTGAATTTCTGTTTCGGGGACGAGAACTTTCACGGAACCGCCTTTGTCGTGTGTCGTCCCTACAAGTCGTTTTAAAACCCTCTGAGACATCCCGGCAAGTGTCTTGCTTTGTGATTACGCTTCAAGCCGAATTCTGCGGCTTGTCTATCAGTCCAAAAAGATGCGGTCGTAATCTTCGAACATCGCGTCCAATATCGCCCGACCTTCTTCAGTGGCACGATAACGCACAAAGTCGTTACCGCCGGGGACTTCGACGATGAGGGGTGCATTTTCATCCGGTGTCAGAAACCACACGTCAGCCGCCAGCGGTTGCATGAATGCAATTAAACCCTCATCACCAACCGGCAGAAAGACTTCGCCGTCGAGGAAGAACTGGTAGGCGTACTCTTCGAGTTTGGGCCAAGGCAGATCGCTTTCCTCGCCTTGATAGTACGGCTCGATCGCGGAGACTTCATCGGGCTTCACGTTGGGATTGTGAAGCATGTCGATCGCGTTCCAGGGACAGATTTCCAAGTTATAGTGGTCGTTGCTTTCCGCTGGAATTCGGTAACACATCTGACAGCCGATGCAGCGGGATGTGTCGATCTGGTGATAGCTTTCCGACGGAATGTTGCTAACGACTTCGTAGATGCAGTCCACCGGGCATTGTGTCGCGCAGGAATTACATGACGTGCAGGAGTCCTTATTGATGACCGCCAAGTAGCGGGTCTCTTTTTTGCGGTCCGCTTTGCGGGTTTCGAAATAGTCGGTGACTGAAATCGTCATCGTTGAAAGTCTCTCCAATCGTCAAATCCGAAATGGCTGCCGTTCGAGGGATCCGTGGATCACTCGATTGACCAATTCTGCTAGACGGCAGCCGGCCGTCATGCGCACTAGCCTGTCCTAAAATTATAGTCGGCTCACGTGGGACTGGCCAATCGTGGCTCATGCGGTTTTTCGACTTCAGCGGGAAATTATCAAAAATGAGAATGTCCGGAGCGGGTTTCGCGACCCGCGCAAACCGATTTGAGATGCGAATTTCTCGCGAAAACTCCCGTTTGGAGATCAGCGGCGATCCGTTATACTCCCGCCCCTCTTGAATGCGGCCTCCCCTTGCCGGGGGGCCGTCCAACAATCGAATGCCCGCCCTCTCATTCACGATGCCCATTCCGGCACGAAACCAACAACCATGCGGATCCCGAACGCCACTATTCGACTCAATTTGCTGTTTGCGGCTGTAAGTCTGCTCCTATGTGGCTGTGGGACCACAATCAGCCGGAACGCGACGGAGCAATTGTTGGCCTCCGACGCGGTTGATCGCTCCGTTCGCGATATCGATTTTCGGGACTTGCGCGGCCAAAACGTGTTTTTTGACACAACTTATATCAAAAACGTGGCCTCAGTTGGTTTTGTGAATTCCGATTACATCATCAGTTCTCTGCGTCAGCAAATGATGGCAGCAGACTGCCGGTTACGGGAAACCCGTGAGCAAGCGGACTTTGTCATCGAGGCCCGCGTGGGTGCGTTGGGGGCGGATCGTCACGAAATCGTGTGGGGAATCCCTGCTAACAATCTATTGGGGACAGTCGCCTCAGCGGTCCCCAATGCCCCGTCGGCGGCGCCGCCGACAATTCCGGAAATTGCTTTCGCCAAAAAGGGAGACGAGTTGGCGGTCGCCAAAATTGGTGTTTTTGCCTATCACCGCGAAACAGGACAACCGATTTGGCAATCAGGAACGAATCAATCCAAGAGCACCGCACGCAGCACCACCGTATTTGGCATCGGTCCATTTCAATCCGGTACGATTCACAAAGGGACGGAATTCGCCGGTTCCAAGATTGCCTTGCCATTGTTAGGCGAAGAAGTCGAAGAGACGGACTCGCCAGTGATCCCTTTCGAGGACGAAGCACATTTTGCCAGTGCAAAATCCACAATGGTGGTTGCTGATTCCGAAACGCCGGATCCACAGTCTGAAGTCAAACAGGTGGCCGGAGAGTCTCCTAAACCGCCGCCAACAGCGATTCCGCCTGCTG
Coding sequences within it:
- a CDS encoding FAD-dependent oxidoreductase — its product is MRILIVGGGIAGLTLAAKLRQQGRTPVVIEKAHAYTDIGYGIGLYPLGSCVLHGLGVYDDLVACGLEVQRYEIADHTGEVLQSLDMSVLTNEIGPMYMLSRSALIDLLRKACGDLPIRMGTTVSKVEQTGETVHTTFSDGTQGEFDLVVSCDGIHSDMRKQVFGTGEKFDSEWTCWTWWGSGDLFPPELVREYWGRGWFFGGYPAPDRRMYCAGLPTKVVGDKHAPDDVVRDALTMHLAELTGNDKAVAQALDEAPKLFPWPMYDVRMEHWTKGRVVLCGDSGMAFLPTAGVGASNAMRSAAALADELSRADAQLVPLALELYEKRCYKIVKANQNDSRTAGRMMFVDSSALGWGRDQLLKHVSASAFIGSIIKSMKEPF
- a CDS encoding GTPase → MPNAVATAEVITPRGRGAVATLVLTGDGDLLDQAQLFRAANGLSVSSQSLQRILFGDWGSQPSEQVVLCRTADDQLEIHCHGGDAAVRRILADLRLAGYRTADWENKISQAASGFAEECATATANASTLRTAAIALDQQNGILRAAYEQLQITDWNETTRAAATSQLDALLCWADIGRHLTRPWSVVLAGQPNVGKSSLINALVGFSRAVVHDRPGTTRDVVTAETALEGWPIQFADTAGMRAAAEHIEAAGIELAQTKFAAADCRILVLDRAAPPNDEARALLAAWPDAIVVANKCDLPNAWNDALPTDALLTSVTAPQGIDQLARVVVKRLIPTTPPDGTPVPLSQRQIDLLQIARAALVEGNRTEYAPAIEAIIAGSV
- the hpt gene encoding hypoxanthine phosphoribosyltransferase; the encoded protein is MKVLVPETEIQSAIAKLAAEIHAEYQGRPLTVLGILTGSVILLADLIRQIELPLRVGLLQASSYRGTATTAGDFVINPDFIPDIANRDVLLLDDILDTGQTLTRILEQVQTLKPRSIRTAVLLWKHERTTFEVQPDYHCFRIPDEFVVGYGLDYDDHYRNLPYIATLDDEDIAATGN
- a CDS encoding 4Fe-4S binding protein — encoded protein: MTISVTDYFETRKADRKKETRYLAVINKDSCTSCNSCATQCPVDCIYEVVSNIPSESYHQIDTSRCIGCQMCYRIPAESNDHYNLEICPWNAIDMLHNPNVKPDEVSAIEPYYQGEESDLPWPKLEEYAYQFFLDGEVFLPVGDEGLIAFMQPLAADVWFLTPDENAPLIVEVPGGNDFVRYRATEEGRAILDAMFEDYDRIFLD
- a CDS encoding DUF6655 family protein; this translates as MRIPNATIRLNLLFAAVSLLLCGCGTTISRNATEQLLASDAVDRSVRDIDFRDLRGQNVFFDTTYIKNVASVGFVNSDYIISSLRQQMMAADCRLRETREQADFVIEARVGALGADRHEIVWGIPANNLLGTVASAVPNAPSAAPPTIPEIAFAKKGDELAVAKIGVFAYHRETGQPIWQSGTNQSKSTARSTTVFGIGPFQSGTIHKGTEFAGSKIALPLLGEEVEETDSPVIPFEDEAHFASAKSTMVVADSETPDPQSEVKQVAGESPKPPPTAIPPAEKTEPAPPELLKTMPIKSEPATNAVPPVEKPSAKSTRPTNNTLLNKTKINGWSSRKPAP